The Lutra lutra chromosome 10, mLutLut1.2, whole genome shotgun sequence genome contains a region encoding:
- the TTC36 gene encoding tetratricopeptide repeat protein 36: MGTPNDQAVLQAIFNPDTPFGDLTGLDVGEEVEEEVDEDGVFPRAQLEQSKALELQGVMAAEAGDLSTALERFGQAISLLPERASAYNNRAQARRLQGDVAGALEDLERAVTLSGGRGRAARQGFVQRGLLARLQGRDDDARRDFERAARLGSSFARRQLVLLNPYAALCNRMLADVMRQLRGPCNGR; encoded by the exons ACTCCAAATGACCAGGCAGTGTTGCAGGCCATCTTCAACCCTGACACCCCATTTGGAGACCTTACTGGGTTGGACgtgggagaggaggtggaggaggaagtaGATGAAG atgGAGTTTTCCCAAGAGCACAGTTGGAGCAGTCCAAGGCCCTGGAGCTGCAGGGGGTGATGGCTGCGGAGGCTGGCGACCTCAGCACAGCCCTGGAGAGGTTTGGTCAAGCCATCAGCCTGCTGCCAGAGAGGGCCTCTGCCTACAACAACCGGGCCCAGGCCCGCCGCCTCCAAGGAGATGTGGCAG GCGCTCTGGAGGACCTGGAGCGCGCCGTGACGCTGAGCGGCGGCCGGGGCCGCGCCGCACGCCAGGGCTTCGTGCAGCGCGGGCTCCTGGCGCGGCTGCAGGGCAGGGACGACGACGCCCGCAGAGACTTCGAGCGGGCGGCGCGGCTGGGCAGCTCGTTCGCGCGGCGCCAGCTGGTGCTGCTCAACCCCTACGCCGCGCTGTGCAACCGCATGCTGGCCGACGTGATGAGGCAGCTGCGCGGGCCCTGCAACGGCCGCTGA
- the TMEM25 gene encoding transmembrane protein 25 isoform X2 yields the protein MALLPGPAALPHTLLLLPALLSSGWGELAPEIDGQTRAELALRENERHAFTCRVAGGPGTPRLAWYLDGQLQEASTSRLLSVGGEAFSGGTSTFTVTAQRAQHELNCSLQDPGSGRSANASVILNVQFKPEIAQVGAKYQEAQGPGLLVVLFALVRANPPANVTWIDQDGPVTVNASDFLVLDAQNYPWLTNHTVQLQLRSLAHNLSVVATNDVGVTSASLPAPGLLATRVEVPLLGIVVAGGLALGTLVGFSTLVACLVCRKEKKTKGPSRRPSLISSDSNNLKLNNVRLPRENMSLPSNLQLNDLTPDSRGKPVDPQMAPNNSRPELLDPEPGGLLTSRGFIRLPMLGYIYRVSSVSSDEIWL from the exons ATGGCACTACTCCCGGGCCCAGCTGCCCTCCCGCACACGCTGCTGCTCCTGCCAGCCCTTCTGAGCTCAG GTTGGGGGGAATTGGCACCAGAAATTGATGGTCAGACCCGGGCCGAGCTGGCACTTCGGGAGAACGAGCGGCATGCCTTCACCTGCCGGGTGGCAGGGGGGCCTGGAACCCCCCGATTGGCCTGGTACCTGGATGGACAGCTGCAGGAGGCCAGCACCTCGAGACTGCTGAGCGTGGGCGGGGAGGCCTTCTCCGGAGGCACCAGCACCTTCACCGTTACTGCCCAGAGGGCCCAGCATGAGCTTAATTGCTCCTTGCAGGACCCAGGCAGTGGCCGGTCAGCCAATGCCTCCGTCATCCTCAATGTGCAAT TTAAACCAGAGATTGCCCAGGTCGGGGCCAAGTACCAGGAAGCTCAGGGTCCAGGCCTCCTGGTTGTCCTTTTTGCTCTGGTGCGTGCCAACCCACCTGCCAATGTGACCTGGATCGACCAGGATGGGCCGGTGACTGTCAACGCCTCCGACTTCCTGGTGCTGGACGCCCAGAACTACCCTTGGCTCACCAACCACACTGTGCAGCTGCAGCTCCGAAGCCTGGCCCACAACCTCTCTGTGGTGGCCACCAATGACGTGGGTGTCACCAGCGCCTCGCTTCCGGCCCCGG GGCTTCTGGCCACCCGAGTGGAAGTGCCACTGCTAGGCATCGTTGTGGCTGGAGGGCTTGCGCTGGGCACCCTGGTGGGGTTCAGCACCTTGGTGGCCTGCCTGGTCtgcaggaaagagaagaagaccAAAG GCCCTTCCCGGCGCCCATCCCTGATCTCTAG TGACTCCAACAACCTGAAACTCAACAATGTGCGGCTGCCACGGGAGAACATGTCGCTCCCGTCCAACCTTCAGCTCAATGACCTCACTCCGGATTCCAGAG GGAAGCCAGTCGACCCGCAGATGGCTCCGAATAACAGCCGGCCGGAGCTGCTGGACCCGGAGCCTGGCGGCCTCCTCACCAGCCGAG GTTTCATCCGGCTCCCCATGCTGGGCTATATCTATCGAGTGTCCAGTGTGAGCAGTGATGAGATCTGGCTCTGA
- the TMEM25 gene encoding transmembrane protein 25 isoform X1 translates to MALLPGPAALPHTLLLLPALLSSGWGELAPEIDGQTRAELALRENERHAFTCRVAGGPGTPRLAWYLDGQLQEASTSRLLSVGGEAFSGGTSTFTVTAQRAQHELNCSLQDPGSGRSANASVILNVQFKPEIAQVGAKYQEAQGPGLLVVLFALVRANPPANVTWIDQDGPVTVNASDFLVLDAQNYPWLTNHTVQLQLRSLAHNLSVVATNDVGVTSASLPAPGLLATRVEVPLLGIVVAGGLALGTLVGFSTLVACLVCRKEKKTKGPSRRPSLISSDSNNLKLNNVRLPRENMSLPSNLQLNDLTPDSRAGKPVDPQMAPNNSRPELLDPEPGGLLTSRGFIRLPMLGYIYRVSSVSSDEIWL, encoded by the exons ATGGCACTACTCCCGGGCCCAGCTGCCCTCCCGCACACGCTGCTGCTCCTGCCAGCCCTTCTGAGCTCAG GTTGGGGGGAATTGGCACCAGAAATTGATGGTCAGACCCGGGCCGAGCTGGCACTTCGGGAGAACGAGCGGCATGCCTTCACCTGCCGGGTGGCAGGGGGGCCTGGAACCCCCCGATTGGCCTGGTACCTGGATGGACAGCTGCAGGAGGCCAGCACCTCGAGACTGCTGAGCGTGGGCGGGGAGGCCTTCTCCGGAGGCACCAGCACCTTCACCGTTACTGCCCAGAGGGCCCAGCATGAGCTTAATTGCTCCTTGCAGGACCCAGGCAGTGGCCGGTCAGCCAATGCCTCCGTCATCCTCAATGTGCAAT TTAAACCAGAGATTGCCCAGGTCGGGGCCAAGTACCAGGAAGCTCAGGGTCCAGGCCTCCTGGTTGTCCTTTTTGCTCTGGTGCGTGCCAACCCACCTGCCAATGTGACCTGGATCGACCAGGATGGGCCGGTGACTGTCAACGCCTCCGACTTCCTGGTGCTGGACGCCCAGAACTACCCTTGGCTCACCAACCACACTGTGCAGCTGCAGCTCCGAAGCCTGGCCCACAACCTCTCTGTGGTGGCCACCAATGACGTGGGTGTCACCAGCGCCTCGCTTCCGGCCCCGG GGCTTCTGGCCACCCGAGTGGAAGTGCCACTGCTAGGCATCGTTGTGGCTGGAGGGCTTGCGCTGGGCACCCTGGTGGGGTTCAGCACCTTGGTGGCCTGCCTGGTCtgcaggaaagagaagaagaccAAAG GCCCTTCCCGGCGCCCATCCCTGATCTCTAG TGACTCCAACAACCTGAAACTCAACAATGTGCGGCTGCCACGGGAGAACATGTCGCTCCCGTCCAACCTTCAGCTCAATGACCTCACTCCGGATTCCAGAG CAGGGAAGCCAGTCGACCCGCAGATGGCTCCGAATAACAGCCGGCCGGAGCTGCTGGACCCGGAGCCTGGCGGCCTCCTCACCAGCCGAG GTTTCATCCGGCTCCCCATGCTGGGCTATATCTATCGAGTGTCCAGTGTGAGCAGTGATGAGATCTGGCTCTGA